The following coding sequences lie in one Acidobacteriota bacterium genomic window:
- a CDS encoding VWA domain-containing protein, with protein sequence MKLTRWLIKSCILGCLFVFAAAGNSVAQVAESQTGKNREVLLTITVTNDRGVPIKGLNPEHFSISDRKKPVTISKFSDREEPSSILFLIDTSGSMAGGSTNGNILRFFVQGILNFLQEGLDANEYAILSFSNEVHLAQNWTKDKHSVEQALTGIASQPANGKTAFYDSCRQALDLTGRAQNRKKVVILLSDGQDTVSKDTRLGKLKEQIRAEDIIFYSITNVPMNGGLSLYEQSEDVLQELTSQTGGMSLFPKGQFEMDASFEVVGRLLRNQYVIGIKVAEPPDGKWHPVKVEIKLPQNTPRELKYPVARYQTGYFDRAELE encoded by the coding sequence ATGAAACTTACCCGTTGGTTGATCAAATCGTGCATTTTGGGTTGTTTGTTTGTTTTTGCGGCCGCTGGTAATAGCGTCGCTCAGGTCGCTGAATCGCAAACGGGAAAAAACCGAGAAGTTCTATTAACTATTACTGTAACCAATGACCGGGGAGTGCCGATAAAAGGGTTGAATCCGGAGCATTTCAGCATCTCAGACAGAAAAAAGCCTGTGACAATTTCGAAATTCAGCGATCGAGAAGAACCCTCCAGCATTCTTTTCCTGATTGACACTTCGGGATCAATGGCTGGAGGTTCGACAAATGGAAATATTCTTCGTTTTTTTGTCCAAGGCATTCTCAATTTTTTGCAGGAAGGTCTTGACGCGAACGAGTACGCAATTCTGAGCTTTAGCAATGAAGTCCATCTGGCTCAGAATTGGACCAAGGACAAACACTCTGTCGAGCAAGCGTTAACAGGGATTGCTTCACAACCTGCGAACGGGAAGACGGCTTTTTACGATTCCTGCCGTCAAGCGCTGGATTTAACGGGTCGGGCTCAGAACCGAAAAAAAGTCGTCATTTTACTCAGTGACGGCCAGGACACTGTGTCGAAAGATACCCGATTGGGAAAGTTGAAAGAGCAGATTCGGGCCGAAGACATCATTTTTTACAGCATCACAAATGTCCCAATGAATGGCGGACTCTCCCTGTATGAGCAAAGCGAGGATGTATTGCAAGAATTGACATCACAAACCGGCGGCATGTCTCTCTTTCCAAAAGGGCAATTTGAGATGGATGCGTCATTCGAGGTGGTCGGCAGATTGTTGAGGAACCAATACGTCATTGGAATCAAGGTTGCCGAACCGCCAGATGGCAAATGGCATCCGGTGAAAGTTGAAATCAAGCTCCCCCAAAATACCCCACGCGAGTTGAAGTATCCGGTTGCCAGATATCAAACTGGTTACTTCGACCGTGCAGAGTTGGAGTGA
- a CDS encoding DUF1800 domain-containing protein, giving the protein MAVSAYDRMAHLWRRAAFGARPDEINNYLKQGFEPTVDQLINYENVAESPDVPSQPTTTGGGFDVQILDVDNITAWWLTRMIYTKRPLQQRMTIFWHDHFATSISKVNVPNGIKYLYWQNLLFQQYAIGDFRALCKAINRDPAMLWWLDNYLNVKGSPNENYARELMEIFMLGLDAYFAGGYTEPDVQQAARAFTGWTIRRGADVPVGNNPNGPLTDPAQAVLIPPTINDNTTPTRNHDYGDKTVFGVIQNFNGDDIVDLILNKEPQRTHSARMIGKKLFEHFAYDNPEASVVDHMTAVVLRHNFNIKFILRDLFLNTKEFYSDQALNALVKWPVHYVVSGVRLLQATVLTRGLNGGGRGQAQQTTLDAMGMALLNPPDVFGWPGKEEWITTSQLLARDNWANALATNRSTTAGNTGIPIDTVLATAGLGPTSTAEQVVDYFTLLLIQRRLATNVRQALVDYLKMNDNGSIGTFTLDTATKDKKIRGLIHLLLSRPECQNF; this is encoded by the coding sequence ATGGCGGTATCAGCCTATGACAGAATGGCGCATTTGTGGCGGCGCGCTGCATTCGGCGCTCGCCCGGATGAGATCAATAACTATTTGAAACAAGGCTTCGAGCCGACAGTGGATCAGCTTATCAACTATGAAAATGTCGCCGAATCACCCGATGTTCCCTCTCAGCCCACTACAACCGGCGGGGGATTCGATGTGCAGATTTTGGACGTTGACAACATAACGGCTTGGTGGCTGACCCGTATGATTTACACCAAACGTCCATTGCAACAGCGAATGACCATTTTCTGGCACGATCACTTCGCCACTTCGATTAGTAAAGTCAACGTGCCGAATGGAATCAAATACCTGTACTGGCAAAACCTACTTTTCCAACAGTACGCCATTGGCGATTTTCGCGCACTTTGCAAAGCCATTAATCGCGATCCGGCGATGCTGTGGTGGTTGGACAATTACCTGAACGTCAAAGGCTCGCCGAATGAAAATTACGCCCGCGAGTTGATGGAAATTTTCATGCTGGGTTTGGACGCGTATTTTGCGGGAGGTTACACCGAACCGGACGTTCAACAAGCCGCGCGAGCCTTCACAGGGTGGACAATTCGCCGAGGCGCAGATGTTCCGGTCGGCAATAACCCGAACGGCCCACTAACCGACCCCGCGCAAGCTGTCCTCATTCCGCCCACCATCAACGACAACACCACACCAACACGAAATCACGATTATGGTGACAAAACCGTGTTCGGAGTGATTCAAAATTTCAACGGGGATGACATCGTTGATTTAATCCTCAACAAAGAGCCACAGCGAACGCATTCGGCGCGGATGATCGGCAAAAAACTCTTTGAGCATTTCGCATACGATAACCCTGAAGCCTCCGTCGTTGATCACATGACGGCCGTCGTGCTGCGCCATAATTTCAACATCAAATTCATCCTTCGCGATCTGTTCCTCAACACCAAGGAGTTCTATTCAGATCAAGCGCTCAACGCGCTGGTCAAATGGCCTGTGCATTATGTCGTCAGCGGGGTCAGATTATTGCAAGCCACTGTGCTAACGCGCGGACTGAATGGTGGCGGGCGCGGACAGGCCCAACAAACGACGTTGGATGCGATGGGCATGGCGCTATTGAATCCGCCGGACGTATTCGGCTGGCCCGGCAAAGAAGAATGGATCACGACTTCGCAATTGCTGGCGCGAGACAATTGGGCCAACGCCTTGGCGACAAACAGAAGCACGACAGCCGGAAACACCGGAATTCCAATTGACACAGTGCTTGCAACCGCGGGGCTTGGGCCAACCTCCACTGCGGAGCAGGTCGTGGATTATTTCACCCTGCTTTTAATCCAACGGCGATTGGCTACCAACGTTCGCCAGGCTTTGGTGGATTACTTGAAGATGAACGACAACGGCTCAATCGGCACCTTCACGCTGGATACAGCGACCAAAGACAAAAAGATTCGCGGCTTGATTCATCTGTTGCTGTCGCGTCCGGAGTGCCAGAATTTTTGA
- a CDS encoding DUF1501 domain-containing protein, translating to MSNTTRRDFIKTGAGAIGAGLALPVVNREAKGTTIVEMLRDDLVADGKILVIVELAGGNDPLNTIVPLQQYDTYASFRSRIAIAKDQLLPLFGTTTMGMSPNLSAIKPLADAGKLAVIQMCHYPNPNLSHDGSRTIYRQGDASGSVANGGTGWIGRHSVLFGNKTNSLDTVGIGGVNSTLYAPGAKISGILNDASGNASGYQFRTDDRYTADRNNQLTAARVNDTATSNKPYIELSEATQIDALNSADLVAQATAAYQSSVTYPTGNNFAYGLKLIAKLATSTNPLLGTRVFYITLGGFDTHADQINDQPTLHRALAEGLKAFYDDLTEHNLADKALIMIWSEFGRRVADNASNGTDHGQANNIYCIGNRVIGGVYGADPKLNDLQNGNLKNNFDFRDVYRTIIQNWFGNSASDAQQILNGSFASLGFLM from the coding sequence ATGTCGAACACAACAAGAAGAGACTTCATCAAAACCGGAGCAGGCGCGATTGGCGCAGGGCTGGCATTGCCAGTCGTCAACCGCGAGGCAAAAGGAACAACCATTGTTGAAATGCTGCGCGATGATTTGGTCGCCGATGGAAAGATTCTGGTCATCGTCGAACTGGCTGGCGGAAATGATCCATTGAACACCATCGTGCCGCTGCAACAGTATGACACCTACGCCAGTTTCCGCAGCCGCATTGCCATTGCGAAGGATCAACTTTTGCCGCTGTTTGGTACAACCACGATGGGAATGTCGCCGAACCTAAGCGCCATCAAACCACTGGCTGATGCGGGTAAGCTGGCCGTCATTCAGATGTGTCATTACCCGAACCCGAATTTATCACACGACGGTTCGCGAACGATTTATCGCCAAGGCGACGCGTCAGGAAGCGTCGCCAACGGCGGAACGGGTTGGATTGGACGCCACTCGGTTCTATTCGGCAACAAAACCAATTCGCTGGACACGGTCGGCATTGGCGGAGTCAATTCCACGCTGTACGCGCCGGGCGCAAAAATTTCCGGCATTTTGAATGACGCTTCAGGCAATGCTTCGGGCTACCAATTCCGAACCGACGACCGTTACACCGCCGATCGAAACAATCAACTGACAGCCGCTCGCGTCAACGACACCGCGACCAGCAACAAACCCTACATTGAATTAAGTGAAGCAACGCAGATTGACGCCCTCAATAGCGCCGATTTGGTGGCGCAAGCCACCGCCGCCTATCAAAGCTCAGTGACATATCCCACCGGCAACAACTTCGCCTATGGATTGAAACTGATTGCTAAACTCGCGACTTCGACCAATCCCCTGCTCGGCACGCGAGTTTTTTACATCACGCTTGGCGGTTTCGACACCCATGCTGACCAAATCAATGATCAACCAACGTTGCATAGAGCGTTGGCCGAGGGGTTGAAGGCGTTTTACGACGATTTGACGGAGCACAATCTGGCGGACAAAGCACTGATTATGATCTGGTCGGAATTTGGCCGTCGCGTTGCCGACAACGCCAGCAATGGAACCGACCACGGCCAAGCTAACAACATTTACTGCATCGGCAATCGAGTCATCGGCGGCGTGTACGGAGCCGATCCCAAGCTGAACGACCTGCAAAACGGAAATCTGAAGAACAACTTCGATTTCCGCGATGTGTACCGGACAATCATTCAGAACTGGTTCGGCAATTCGGCCAGCGATGCCCAGCAAATTTTGAACGGCTCGTTCGCCAGTCTCGGCTTTTTGATGTAA
- a CDS encoding carboxypeptidase regulatory-like domain-containing protein encodes MNFHTFFRGIAIKTWRPALSFAIISAVVAFLATQPALPAQASPTTAAPVALVNAASYEASVAPGSIAALFGVGLSTQTISAATLPLPKTLGGVTVKIGGIDAPLFFVSPNQINLQVPSGVSVGNAAIQVFNSGIAAAVGDGTVTVADSSPGVFTLDLSGKNQAIAQNSDLSRNADFDKVPGARPEASGNVVVIYATGVGNTNPLVADGEGAPGGPLAQATSATTVTIGGTPAEVQFSGLTPGFVGLWQINVVLPANLPTNLATPMTVSLKGKQSLVTTLAIVNKNEFGTISGTVLNAATGAALPNSSVTLQPTGSGQTRTATTDAAGKFGIYIINPGSYNLSVAANGFITVTQSSTVTGGQSQTANFALTTPLAAGQMRIIVTWASALDLDAHITGPASGNARFHVWWLEPTDLLTPLTTMLDVDGASPGPETITFTPTANATYRFSIHNYTNRDSSGSNGIAQSGIVVRVYSGNQLTKTITAPTGGGTLWKVFEFTGGQLNVINAMTDEPDSFNIKNSF; translated from the coding sequence ATGAACTTTCATACTTTTTTTCGTGGTATCGCTATAAAAACTTGGCGTCCTGCATTGTCCTTCGCTATTATCAGCGCCGTTGTGGCCTTCTTGGCTACTCAGCCAGCGCTGCCGGCGCAAGCTAGTCCCACAACAGCGGCTCCGGTTGCGCTGGTCAATGCAGCCAGCTACGAAGCTTCCGTTGCTCCCGGTTCCATCGCGGCTCTTTTCGGAGTCGGGCTTTCCACACAAACCATTAGCGCCGCGACACTTCCCTTGCCCAAAACGCTTGGCGGAGTCACCGTCAAAATCGGCGGCATTGATGCGCCCTTGTTTTTCGTTTCTCCGAATCAAATCAACCTGCAAGTTCCCAGCGGAGTTTCCGTCGGCAACGCTGCAATTCAAGTGTTCAATTCGGGCATTGCGGCTGCGGTTGGAGACGGAACCGTCACCGTCGCCGATTCTTCGCCCGGAGTGTTCACACTGGATCTATCCGGCAAAAACCAGGCCATCGCGCAAAACTCCGACCTGTCGCGCAATGCGGATTTTGACAAAGTTCCAGGCGCGCGCCCCGAAGCCAGCGGCAATGTCGTCGTCATTTACGCCACCGGCGTCGGCAACACCAATCCGCTGGTCGCCGATGGCGAAGGCGCACCCGGCGGCCCGCTTGCCCAAGCCACTTCCGCAACAACCGTGACCATCGGCGGAACGCCCGCCGAAGTGCAATTCAGTGGGTTGACTCCTGGCTTTGTTGGTTTGTGGCAAATCAATGTCGTATTGCCCGCGAACCTGCCGACCAATCTGGCGACGCCGATGACCGTTTCGCTGAAAGGCAAACAGAGCCTTGTTACGACACTGGCCATCGTCAATAAAAACGAATTCGGCACAATCAGCGGAACGGTGCTGAACGCAGCGACCGGCGCTGCCCTGCCCAATTCCAGCGTCACCTTGCAACCGACAGGCAGCGGCCAAACGCGCACCGCGACCACCGATGCCGCAGGCAAATTTGGCATCTACATCATCAATCCCGGCAGCTACAATTTGTCCGTCGCAGCCAACGGATTCATCACTGTCACGCAAAGCTCAACCGTCACCGGAGGCCAATCGCAAACCGCCAACTTCGCATTGACAACCCCGCTGGCCGCTGGCCAGATGCGAATCATCGTCACCTGGGCAAGCGCGCTCGATCTGGACGCGCACATCACCGGCCCGGCTTCGGGCAATGCGCGCTTTCACGTCTGGTGGCTGGAACCAACGGACTTGCTCACACCTTTGACAACGATGCTGGACGTTGACGGCGCCAGTCCCGGCCCCGAAACCATTACCTTCACCCCCACTGCCAACGCGACCTATCGGTTTTCGATTCACAACTACACCAACCGGGACTCAAGCGGCAGCAACGGCATCGCCCAATCGGGAATTGTGGTCAGGGTGTACAGCGGCAACCAACTCACCAAAACCATCACCGCTCCCACCGGAGGCGGCACTTTGTGGAAAGTGTTTGAATTTACGGGCGGGCAATTGAATGTGATCAACGCAATGACCGACGAACCGGATTCCTTCAACATCAAGAATTCATTCTGA
- a CDS encoding SUMF1/EgtB/PvdO family nonheme iron enzyme — protein MLNCILDFDMPTETIQPPDLYVFLSFAGADRDKAKILAAFLAANHVRFFADWLIPSGVNWDDAIEQALNECNRMAMLLSTASMFEREEARREWVRFLRKGKTIHPLLIEDCELHSRFETINYIDARTNFESALERLLADLKGEPPPEMPDPLTEYRQARIAEWSQPRYELDHRFVNLTLTMDRPDDPQQRWHPVNEPPMRDLREVLEKAKDHPALVLVGAPGSGKSTLLRRLQLDHSQDRLEDGGEEVSFFVALNEHKGEQKPREWLAKVWEDRYRAMPSLEKLLKAGRMLLLLDALNEMKPRVGTPKEQIDDWKEFVQQAARLGNRLLFSCRSRDIGAAQLGSKELPVPLVDVQPMTRDQMQEFLKAYAPEHHQHIWQELDGSRQFDLFQTPYFLKLLCEQVGPDGDLPKGRAELFTRLIRNTLDREKDGALFQPGALLSERDWQKMGGREWRNAFDLPEYGKLFGKLRDLAFDMQKRGSEVSIDYDEACQLLDDERAEDILKAGTALNVLDVASDTAKFFHQLLQEYFAARRLAKEPNPALVRVEWAAVKVKEPLAETLAKLSDGEPLPPLAQTGWEETTLTAAAMAKDHESFVRALMPENLPLAARCAASAEVKLSDALKAEIRQLLVARSQDWTADLRARIAAGEALGLIGDPRFRLCHGQHGDYLLPPLITIPGGKYPIGIDKSVYDDEKPAHTVELVKFQIGKFPVTNAEYKLFLDAGGYEQEQWWDTPESLAWQCGEAATEGQKEGWRDLRKRLQEFSDDDLWDMVSENRATSEDVETWIETRDEAEEEFEEWLDETFPSGKLYRQPEFWDDARFNNPAQPVVGVTWFEAHAYCNWLTANAENGKTFRLPTEAEFEAAARGKRGRQFPYGSKFDSDRCNTFESHIRRTTPVGVFDNATPEGAFDLSGNAYTWTSSIYDQDRFPYPYRSDDGREDIAATGVRRVLRGGSWINTQMLARAVYRHYNHAASRSDSIGFRVVLCASPFSV, from the coding sequence ATGTTGAACTGCATCCTTGATTTCGATATGCCGACAGAAACCATACAGCCGCCAGACCTTTACGTCTTTCTCTCTTTCGCCGGAGCCGACCGCGACAAAGCCAAAATTTTGGCCGCGTTTCTGGCCGCCAATCACGTTCGCTTTTTTGCCGATTGGTTGATTCCATCGGGAGTCAATTGGGACGACGCCATTGAACAGGCTTTGAACGAATGCAATCGAATGGCGATGTTGCTTTCGACGGCTTCGATGTTCGAGCGCGAAGAAGCTCGGCGCGAATGGGTTCGCTTCCTCCGAAAAGGCAAAACAATTCATCCGCTGCTGATCGAAGATTGCGAGCTTCATAGCCGGTTTGAAACGATCAACTACATTGACGCCCGCACGAATTTCGAAAGCGCGCTTGAGCGATTGCTGGCTGATTTGAAAGGCGAGCCGCCACCGGAAATGCCTGACCCGCTGACCGAATATCGCCAAGCGCGCATCGCCGAATGGTCGCAGCCGCGTTACGAACTCGATCATCGCTTCGTCAATCTAACACTGACGATGGATCGTCCCGATGACCCGCAGCAGCGTTGGCATCCTGTGAATGAACCGCCGATGCGCGATTTGCGCGAAGTCCTGGAAAAAGCCAAAGACCATCCGGCGCTGGTTCTGGTCGGAGCGCCCGGCAGCGGCAAATCCACGCTGCTCAGACGGTTACAGCTTGACCACAGCCAGGATCGGTTGGAAGACGGCGGTGAAGAAGTCAGCTTTTTCGTCGCCCTCAACGAACACAAAGGCGAACAAAAACCACGCGAATGGCTGGCCAAAGTCTGGGAGGATCGCTACCGGGCAATGCCGTCGCTGGAAAAATTGCTCAAAGCCGGGCGGATGCTGTTGTTGCTGGATGCGCTGAACGAAATGAAACCGCGCGTCGGAACTCCCAAAGAGCAAATTGACGATTGGAAAGAGTTTGTTCAACAAGCCGCTCGGTTGGGCAATCGGCTGCTGTTTTCCTGCCGCAGCCGCGACATCGGCGCGGCGCAATTGGGCAGCAAGGAATTGCCCGTGCCTCTGGTTGACGTGCAGCCGATGACCCGCGATCAGATGCAGGAGTTTCTGAAGGCTTATGCGCCAGAACATCATCAGCACATTTGGCAGGAACTCGACGGTTCGCGGCAATTCGATTTGTTCCAGACGCCGTACTTTCTAAAGCTGTTGTGCGAACAGGTTGGGCCGGACGGCGATTTGCCCAAAGGTCGCGCGGAATTGTTCACGCGTCTGATCCGAAACACGCTCGACCGCGAAAAAGACGGCGCGTTGTTTCAACCGGGCGCGCTGCTATCAGAACGCGATTGGCAGAAAATGGGCGGGCGCGAATGGCGTAATGCTTTTGATCTGCCGGAATACGGAAAACTGTTTGGCAAGCTGCGCGATCTGGCGTTCGACATGCAAAAACGCGGCTCCGAAGTCAGCATTGATTACGACGAAGCCTGCCAGTTGCTCGACGACGAACGCGCTGAAGACATTCTGAAAGCCGGAACTGCGTTGAACGTGCTGGATGTCGCTTCGGACACAGCGAAATTCTTCCATCAATTGTTGCAGGAATACTTTGCCGCGCGACGATTGGCCAAAGAGCCGAACCCTGCGCTGGTTCGCGTCGAATGGGCTGCGGTCAAAGTCAAAGAGCCGCTGGCGGAAACGCTGGCCAAATTATCCGACGGCGAACCGTTGCCGCCGCTGGCGCAAACCGGTTGGGAAGAAACCACGCTGACGGCGGCCGCGATGGCCAAAGACCACGAAAGTTTCGTCCGCGCGCTGATGCCGGAAAATCTGCCGCTCGCCGCTCGCTGCGCCGCTTCGGCGGAAGTGAAGCTCAGCGATGCCCTGAAAGCCGAAATCCGTCAATTGCTGGTTGCCCGTTCGCAAGATTGGACGGCTGACCTGCGCGCGCGCATTGCGGCAGGCGAAGCGCTGGGCTTGATCGGCGATCCGCGCTTCCGGCTTTGCCACGGCCAGCACGGCGATTATTTGCTACCGCCGCTGATCACGATTCCCGGCGGCAAATATCCGATTGGCATTGATAAAAGCGTTTACGACGATGAAAAGCCCGCGCACACAGTCGAGCTTGTCAAGTTTCAGATCGGCAAGTTTCCGGTGACCAATGCCGAATACAAACTCTTTCTGGACGCGGGCGGTTACGAACAGGAACAGTGGTGGGACACTCCCGAATCGTTGGCATGGCAGTGCGGAGAAGCTGCCACAGAGGGACAAAAAGAGGGATGGCGTGACCTGAGAAAACGGCTTCAGGAATTTTCCGACGATGACCTTTGGGATATGGTCAGCGAAAATCGAGCGACGTCAGAGGATGTGGAAACGTGGATTGAAACACGTGACGAAGCAGAAGAAGAATTTGAGGAATGGCTCGACGAAACCTTTCCATCCGGCAAACTCTACCGCCAACCGGAATTTTGGGATGATGCGCGGTTCAACAATCCGGCTCAGCCTGTGGTTGGCGTGACGTGGTTTGAAGCGCACGCTTATTGCAACTGGCTGACGGCGAACGCAGAAAATGGAAAAACCTTCCGGCTACCGACCGAAGCCGAGTTTGAAGCAGCGGCGCGCGGCAAAAGAGGACGACAGTTTCCTTACGGCAGCAAATTCGATTCCGACAGATGTAACACCTTTGAAAGCCACATTCGCCGCACGACTCCGGTTGGCGTTTTTGACAATGCCACGCCTGAAGGCGCGTTCGACCTTTCGGGCAATGCCTACACCTGGACGTCTTCGATTTACGATCAGGATCGTTTCCCTTACCCGTATCGAAGCGATGATGGCCGCGAAGACATTGCTGCAACGGGCGTCAGGCGCGTCCTGCGGGGCGGCTCGTGGATCAACACTCAGATGCTCGCGCGGGCCGTGTATCGTCACTACAATCATGCGGCGTCCCGTAGCGACAGTATCGGGTTTCGTGTGGTGTTGTGTGCGTCCCCCTTCTCGGTCTGA
- the avd gene encoding diversity-generating retroelement protein Avd yields MIILTQTFDLLAWLTPRTEKFPKLHRFTVTQRLMNAALDFQEAIFDANCQGGTTQKKHLRAADAHLNKLRLYLRLAHQWRWLNDGQYRHVSEMVAEIGRLLGGWLNA; encoded by the coding sequence ATGATTATCCTGACACAAACATTTGATTTGCTGGCGTGGTTGACACCGCGAACGGAAAAGTTTCCCAAACTCCATCGCTTCACCGTCACGCAACGGTTGATGAACGCAGCGCTGGATTTTCAGGAAGCGATCTTTGACGCCAACTGCCAGGGCGGCACGACGCAGAAAAAACATCTGCGGGCCGCCGATGCGCACCTGAACAAATTGAGGTTGTATTTGCGATTGGCGCATCAATGGCGATGGTTGAACGACGGACAATATCGCCACGTCAGCGAAATGGTGGCGGAAATCGGACGGCTGTTGGGCGGATGGCTGAATGCGTAG